In Limosilactobacillus sp. WILCCON 0051, a single window of DNA contains:
- a CDS encoding UDP-N-acetylglucosamine 1-carboxyvinyltransferase — MKKILIQGGQRLRGSVAVAGSTALALTAQVAALLASTGELKLANVADTMNVDTMNECLQTLGLAVTVNKPTHQLIIQSQAKLTADDLTAITSVQVASLMAGPLLARTGSVRLNEDQVPDEIIADLRRLGADVSLNDETLAIKAGRLKGSHLKLTDSDCLNTQSLIMAAVLADGITVIENAACDFEVIALANLLNKMGARVHGAGTKIVRVQGVTFLHGCDYEIAGDYLEATALMLAAAITNGDVIIENVHLQSVQGVINQLERMGCTVVVQQNGVRVLGTAVLLPADPQSLFPSTMYPELAILQLLANGKSSNAVMDQRLLDQLKKMQASVQAADGELILNGPAELSGIKVVAFDAGSALTLTLAGLAAKGLTIVENGAYLGDEFEALPAKLQSLGASLQSKNFESA, encoded by the coding sequence ATGAAAAAAATCCTGATTCAAGGAGGGCAGCGTCTACGTGGGAGCGTTGCTGTTGCGGGGTCAACTGCCCTGGCACTGACAGCACAGGTTGCAGCGCTTTTGGCATCAACTGGTGAGCTTAAGCTGGCTAACGTTGCTGATACGATGAATGTTGACACGATGAATGAATGCTTACAAACGCTGGGCTTGGCTGTCACTGTCAATAAGCCGACTCATCAGCTCATCATTCAATCTCAAGCAAAACTAACGGCTGACGACCTAACGGCAATTACTTCCGTACAAGTTGCTTCATTAATGGCTGGACCGCTGTTGGCCCGCACTGGCAGCGTCAGATTAAACGAAGATCAGGTGCCAGATGAGATTATTGCCGATCTAAGACGCCTGGGAGCTGATGTCTCGTTAAATGATGAAACTTTAGCGATCAAAGCAGGTCGTTTAAAGGGAAGTCATTTAAAGCTGACGGATAGCGACTGCCTAAATACGCAAAGTTTGATCATGGCAGCGGTACTTGCTGATGGGATTACGGTAATTGAAAATGCAGCCTGTGATTTTGAAGTCATTGCCCTGGCCAATCTTTTAAATAAGATGGGGGCTCGAGTGCATGGCGCGGGAACAAAAATCGTAAGGGTACAAGGCGTGACGTTTCTGCATGGCTGTGACTACGAGATTGCCGGCGACTATCTGGAGGCAACGGCACTGATGCTGGCTGCTGCGATAACTAATGGCGATGTGATCATAGAAAACGTTCATCTGCAAAGCGTTCAAGGCGTGATTAATCAGCTTGAGCGGATGGGATGCACCGTAGTCGTCCAGCAAAATGGCGTTCGCGTTTTAGGAACGGCAGTCTTGCTGCCAGCTGATCCACAAAGCCTTTTTCCCAGCACAATGTACCCTGAGCTTGCAATTCTACAGCTGTTGGCTAATGGCAAAAGCAGCAATGCGGTCATGGATCAAAGACTGCTCGATCAATTGAAGAAAATGCAGGCCAGTGTCCAGGCAGCAGATGGTGAATTGATTTTAAATGGACCGGCTGAGCTTAGCGGTATCAAGGTTGTGGCATTTGATGCCGGCAGTGCACTGACGCTGACACTGGCGGGTTTGGCAGCTAAAGGACTGACGATTGTTGAAAATGGTGCTTATCTTGGTGATGAGTTTGAAGCCTTGCCTGCCAAGCTGCAAAGTCTGGGGGCCAGTCTGCAGTCAAAGAACTTTGAATCGGCTTAA
- a CDS encoding D-alanine--D-alanine ligase family protein, translating to MTNKKLHVALLFGGNSSEHDVSKRSAHNVFDAMDKNKYDVSLFMFTKDGILLNNEYSQRIFDGEPEDAVVKEAYANMDLDAPLAPIQALSTVKQIDFFIPVIHGNLGEDGTVQGLFRLLKKPYIGSGIAASAMSFDKDLTKKIITQAGIRNTPYILLTPENRDQYDWHAIQEELGDLVFVKPAKQGSSVGIHKVENEAELKAALDDAFKYDFKVLVEQGIDHPREIEISILGNEHPIASKLGGIRVPSDDPFYDYENKFVDASGVVFDLPVILPDDLTQEITDMALKAYKALGMKGLCRIDFLVDQNNVPYLSEPNTLPGFTNISLYPQMWEVSGIKYSDLIDRLIKLGLEEFERQEQIKYDFQSLGEEKVGKKEYH from the coding sequence ATGACGAACAAAAAGCTGCACGTAGCATTGCTGTTCGGGGGCAATTCTTCGGAACACGATGTCTCTAAACGGAGCGCTCACAATGTATTTGACGCGATGGACAAGAACAAATATGACGTCAGCCTGTTTATGTTCACCAAAGATGGAATTCTGCTGAACAATGAATACTCACAGCGGATCTTTGACGGCGAACCAGAAGATGCCGTAGTCAAGGAAGCTTATGCCAATATGGATCTTGATGCGCCACTGGCACCAATCCAGGCTTTGAGCACGGTTAAGCAGATCGATTTCTTCATTCCGGTTATTCACGGTAACTTAGGTGAGGATGGTACGGTCCAAGGCCTGTTCCGCTTGCTGAAGAAGCCATATATTGGTTCAGGGATTGCCGCTAGTGCCATGTCGTTTGACAAGGATCTTACCAAGAAGATCATTACGCAAGCTGGAATTCGCAATACGCCATACATTCTGCTGACGCCAGAAAATCGCGATCAGTACGACTGGCATGCCATCCAAGAAGAACTTGGCGATCTGGTATTCGTTAAGCCGGCCAAGCAAGGTTCTTCAGTCGGGATTCATAAAGTCGAAAACGAGGCTGAATTAAAAGCTGCTCTTGATGATGCCTTTAAGTATGACTTTAAGGTCTTAGTTGAGCAAGGTATTGACCACCCTCGTGAAATTGAAATCTCAATTCTTGGTAATGAGCATCCAATCGCTTCTAAGCTTGGCGGTATCCGAGTACCAAGCGATGACCCATTCTACGACTATGAAAATAAATTTGTCGATGCCAGTGGCGTGGTCTTTGATCTGCCGGTAATCCTGCCAGATGACTTGACGCAAGAGATTACCGATATGGCACTGAAAGCTTACAAGGCGCTTGGCATGAAGGGACTTTGCCGGATCGACTTCCTGGTTGACCAAAATAACGTTCCATACTTGAGTGAGCCGAATACGCTGCCAGGCTTCACCAACATTAGTCTTTACCCGCAGATGTGGGAAGTTTCTGGTATTAAGTACTCAGATTTAATTGATCGCCTGATTAAGCTGGGACTGGAAGAATTTGAACGGCAAGAACAAATCAAGTACGATTTCCAGTCGCTTGGTGAAGAAAAAGTCGGTAAAAAAGAATATCACTAA
- a CDS encoding ArgE/DapE family deacylase — MDKEKQAKILKDLIHINSVNGNELDVADYLARLFAQHDMDAEVDAFGERRANLIVEFGQGNTDRVLGITGHMDTVAVGNRANWHHDPFGAETQGDRLFGRGAADMKSGLAAQAIALIELKESGWQPDGKIRLIATAGEEYGTPGANRLEEKGIAKDLSALIVGEPTGGNIVYATSGSYNYQVVCKGRSAHSSMPERGINAVSGLARFIELEASLFDNVPQDQYLGSVKHSITILKAGDQVNTIPDRAELRGNLRPTRAFDNEKVTQRLEKAIDYLNQTTDYELTLNILNDWWPIATDPQSDLVKLALKAANDSYVNKPELTIINGATDASVFVKHRCDLPVVVLGADEWSRAHQVDEYTTWSSYFATINAYRTIMHDFFS; from the coding sequence ATGGATAAGGAAAAGCAAGCAAAAATTTTAAAAGATCTGATTCATATCAATTCGGTAAACGGCAATGAGCTTGACGTTGCCGACTACTTAGCACGACTGTTTGCACAGCATGACATGGATGCTGAGGTGGATGCGTTTGGCGAGCGGCGGGCCAATCTGATCGTTGAGTTTGGACAGGGCAATACTGATCGGGTCTTAGGAATTACTGGTCATATGGATACGGTCGCCGTGGGTAATCGTGCTAACTGGCATCATGATCCATTTGGTGCTGAAACCCAGGGAGATCGACTCTTTGGCCGTGGCGCCGCGGACATGAAAAGCGGATTGGCTGCTCAGGCAATTGCTTTGATTGAGCTTAAGGAAAGCGGCTGGCAGCCTGATGGCAAGATCCGTTTGATTGCAACGGCTGGCGAGGAATATGGGACACCAGGCGCCAATCGTTTGGAGGAGAAAGGCATTGCTAAAGATCTGAGTGCCTTGATCGTAGGTGAGCCAACGGGCGGCAATATCGTTTACGCCACATCGGGAAGCTATAACTATCAAGTAGTCTGCAAGGGACGCTCAGCACACAGCTCCATGCCTGAACGCGGAATCAATGCCGTCAGCGGTCTGGCTCGTTTTATCGAACTGGAGGCCAGCTTGTTTGACAACGTGCCGCAGGATCAATATCTAGGCAGCGTTAAGCATTCAATTACGATTTTAAAAGCCGGCGATCAGGTTAATACGATTCCTGATCGTGCCGAACTGCGCGGCAATCTTCGACCAACACGTGCGTTTGATAATGAAAAAGTTACGCAGCGGCTTGAAAAGGCGATTGACTATCTAAATCAGACTACGGATTATGAATTGACGCTCAATATCTTAAATGATTGGTGGCCGATTGCAACCGATCCACAAAGCGATTTGGTAAAACTGGCCTTAAAGGCAGCTAACGACAGCTATGTCAATAAACCAGAGCTGACGATCATCAATGGAGCTACTGATGCCAGTGTGTTTGTCAAGCATCGTTGTGATCTGCCGGTTGTCGTGTTGGGTGCTGATGAATGGTCGCGGGCGCATCAGGTTGATGAGTATACAACCTGGTCGAGCTATTTTGCCACGATCAATGCCTACCGCACCATCATGCATGATTTCTTTAGCTAG
- a CDS encoding MetQ/NlpA family ABC transporter substrate-binding protein yields MNKRKKKTLIWVVVALVVVIAGIFSFGNFGKQKEQTVTVGVVSPSKQDEAVWNQVKKTAKSKYNVDIKLKTFTDYNQPNKALQSGSIDLNAFQHKAFLDAWNKANKGSLVSIGKTFITPIHLYSNNYKNVKSLPDGATIAIPNDASNESRALYVLQSAGLITLKKNTGALATINSIAKNPKNLKIKEVAADQAARTLDSVDAAVINTNYAVAAKISTKKSIFTEPVNKDSEQWINLIAARKKDRNKEAYKDVVKAYQTEKVKKVINEQYKGLEKPAWDIKLK; encoded by the coding sequence ATGAACAAGCGTAAGAAAAAAACGTTAATCTGGGTCGTTGTTGCATTGGTAGTCGTTATTGCTGGGATCTTCAGCTTCGGCAATTTTGGCAAGCAAAAGGAACAAACCGTAACGGTCGGGGTCGTTTCACCATCTAAGCAGGATGAGGCAGTTTGGAATCAGGTTAAAAAGACGGCCAAGAGCAAATACAATGTTGATATTAAGCTCAAGACGTTTACTGACTACAACCAGCCAAACAAGGCTCTGCAAAGCGGCAGCATCGATCTGAACGCTTTCCAGCACAAAGCATTCTTGGATGCATGGAACAAGGCTAACAAAGGTTCTTTGGTTTCAATCGGCAAGACCTTCATCACGCCAATTCACCTCTACTCCAACAACTACAAGAATGTTAAGAGTCTGCCAGATGGTGCTACGATTGCCATTCCAAACGATGCATCAAACGAAAGCCGAGCACTGTACGTTTTGCAGAGTGCAGGCTTGATTACCTTAAAGAAGAACACTGGCGCTTTGGCAACGATCAATTCAATTGCTAAGAATCCAAAGAACCTGAAGATTAAAGAAGTTGCTGCCGACCAAGCAGCACGGACGCTGGACAGTGTTGATGCAGCAGTTATCAACACCAACTATGCAGTGGCTGCCAAGATCTCAACGAAGAAGTCCATCTTTACTGAACCAGTCAACAAGGATTCTGAACAATGGATCAACTTGATCGCTGCTCGTAAGAAGGACCGCAACAAGGAAGCCTACAAGGATGTTGTAAAGGCATACCAAACGGAAAAGGTTAAGAAGGTCATCAACGAACAATACAAGGGTCTGGAAAAGCCAGCTTGGGACATTAAGCTGAAGTAA
- a CDS encoding methionine ABC transporter permease, protein MIGGFGMTEFFAKYFPNVVQLGWSGDSGWGTSIGQTLYMTFWPAVFGGILGVLFGVILVVAKPGGIMENKTLFSISDKIVSLFRAIPFIILLAFIAPFTQLIVGTQIGTTAALVPLSLGFFPFYARQVQVALESVNYGKIEAAQAIGATNADIIFEVYLREARSELVRVTTVSLISLVGLTAMAGAVGAGGLGNTAIAYGYDRFCNDITIVATLLVLLLVIIIQLVGDVLAKAVNHQNR, encoded by the coding sequence ATGATCGGGGGATTTGGCATGACTGAGTTTTTTGCAAAATATTTTCCTAATGTCGTCCAACTCGGCTGGAGCGGCGACAGTGGCTGGGGTACCTCAATTGGTCAAACGCTCTATATGACGTTTTGGCCAGCTGTCTTTGGTGGCATCCTCGGTGTGTTGTTCGGTGTGATTCTGGTAGTTGCAAAACCTGGCGGCATTATGGAGAATAAGACGCTGTTTAGTATTTCTGACAAGATCGTCTCATTGTTCCGGGCCATTCCATTTATCATTTTGTTGGCCTTCATTGCTCCGTTTACGCAATTGATCGTTGGTACGCAGATTGGGACAACGGCTGCTTTGGTACCATTGTCCTTGGGATTCTTCCCATTTTATGCCCGTCAAGTTCAGGTTGCGCTGGAAAGCGTGAACTATGGTAAGATCGAGGCTGCTCAGGCAATTGGTGCTACCAATGCTGATATCATCTTTGAAGTCTACTTGCGTGAAGCACGTTCTGAATTGGTGCGGGTGACTACGGTTTCACTGATCAGTCTGGTTGGTCTCACGGCCATGGCTGGTGCGGTTGGTGCCGGTGGCCTTGGTAATACGGCCATTGCCTATGGATACGATCGTTTCTGCAACGACATTACAATCGTGGCGACCTTGCTGGTATTGCTGCTGGTGATTATCATTCAACTGGTTGGTGACGTTTTGGCAAAGGCCGTTAACCACCAAAACCGTTAA
- a CDS encoding rod shape-determining protein, which yields MAKDIGIDLGTANVLIYVQGKGIVLNEPSVVAIDTRTNKVLAVGSEAYRMVGRTPSNIRAIRPLKNGVISDFDMTQEMLSYFISKLSVKGFMSKPDIMICAPTNITEIERKAIIQAAEQSGGGKVYLEYEPKVAAIGAGLDIFKPRGNMVIDMGGGTSDIAVLSLGDIVASESVRLAGDQLNSDIAEYIKEHHGLIIGEHTAERIKIELGTAQKVDEPQTMEVRGRDVASGMPKQIETNENEIADALHDTLEQIVRASVAVLETVPPELASDIIDRGIMLTGGTAMLHGIDKLFSDRLKVPVVVSQDPLDNVAKGAGELLERMQSDSGKNHK from the coding sequence ATGGCTAAGGATATCGGAATTGACCTTGGAACAGCCAATGTTCTGATTTACGTACAAGGAAAGGGTATCGTATTAAACGAACCATCCGTAGTGGCAATTGATACACGCACTAATAAGGTTCTGGCAGTCGGTTCGGAAGCCTATCGCATGGTGGGACGGACGCCAAGCAACATTCGCGCGATTCGTCCACTGAAAAACGGGGTAATTTCCGACTTTGATATGACCCAGGAAATGCTTTCTTACTTTATCAGCAAGCTTAGCGTCAAGGGCTTTATGTCAAAACCTGATATTATGATCTGTGCGCCAACCAATATTACGGAAATTGAGCGCAAGGCCATCATTCAAGCTGCTGAACAGTCAGGCGGCGGCAAGGTTTACCTGGAATATGAGCCAAAGGTAGCTGCAATCGGTGCGGGACTTGATATCTTCAAGCCTCGTGGCAATATGGTAATCGATATGGGTGGCGGTACCAGCGATATTGCCGTGCTTTCTTTGGGCGATATCGTAGCCAGCGAGTCGGTTCGCTTGGCTGGTGACCAGTTAAACAGTGATATTGCTGAATATATCAAAGAACATCATGGCTTGATTATTGGTGAGCATACTGCTGAACGCATCAAGATCGAACTGGGAACGGCACAAAAGGTAGACGAGCCACAGACAATGGAAGTACGTGGTCGTGATGTTGCCAGCGGGATGCCAAAACAGATTGAAACCAATGAAAATGAAATTGCGGATGCATTGCATGACACCTTAGAGCAGATCGTTCGCGCATCAGTTGCCGTATTGGAAACCGTACCACCAGAGCTTGCCAGCGATATTATCGATCGCGGCATCATGCTGACGGGTGGGACGGCAATGCTTCACGGTATCGATAAGCTGTTTAGTGATCGCTTAAAGGTACCCGTAGTTGTTTCACAAGACCCACTGGACAACGTGGCCAAGGGTGCTGGTGAGCTGCTGGAACGTATGCAGTCTGATAGCGGTAAAAATCACAAATAG
- a CDS encoding FtsW/RodA/SpoVE family cell cycle protein has translation MQRSQNDNESRIDWGIIFCVLLLALIGLASIYVAASNDKTPTSVTRQVVSQLVWYIIGTIMIIVIMQFDAEQLWKIAPIVYWLGIFLMFAILVFYSRSYYASTGAKSWFAIGPFTFQPSEVMKPAYILMMGRVITTHNSQYSTHTVESDWRLIGKMLLWLMPIMISLHFQNDFGTSLVFFAIFCGMVLVGGVTWRIIAPVATVLIVVGGSALAMVTSTTGRRILEHIGFQAYQFDRVDTWLNPQADTTNQGYQLWQSIKAVGSGGITGTGFNHTHVYVPVRESDMIFSVIGENFGFIGGVLLILLYLLLIYLMIRVTFDTKNEFYAYISTGVIMMILFHVFENIGMNIGLLPLTGIPLPFISAGGSSLIGNLIGIGMVMSMRYHHHSYMFSNNQEFH, from the coding sequence ATGCAACGATCGCAAAATGATAATGAATCGCGGATTGACTGGGGCATTATCTTCTGTGTGCTTTTGCTGGCGCTGATTGGACTGGCTTCAATCTATGTTGCGGCCAGCAATGATAAGACCCCGACCAGCGTCACGCGTCAAGTAGTATCGCAATTGGTTTGGTACATCATTGGGACGATCATGATTATCGTTATCATGCAGTTTGACGCCGAACAGCTCTGGAAAATCGCGCCAATCGTCTATTGGCTCGGAATCTTCTTGATGTTTGCCATCCTGGTCTTTTATAGTCGATCGTACTATGCCAGTACAGGTGCCAAGAGCTGGTTTGCCATTGGTCCGTTCACTTTTCAGCCTTCAGAAGTCATGAAACCGGCCTATATATTAATGATGGGCCGCGTGATCACGACTCATAACAGTCAATACAGTACTCATACCGTTGAATCGGACTGGCGCTTGATTGGCAAGATGCTGCTGTGGCTGATGCCGATTATGATTTCGCTGCACTTTCAAAATGACTTTGGGACTTCGCTGGTCTTCTTTGCCATTTTCTGCGGCATGGTCTTGGTCGGCGGCGTAACCTGGCGGATTATTGCCCCAGTTGCTACGGTTTTGATCGTTGTTGGCGGTTCGGCGCTGGCAATGGTTACCAGTACGACTGGTCGACGGATCCTAGAGCATATCGGGTTTCAGGCATACCAGTTTGATCGAGTTGATACCTGGCTGAATCCTCAAGCTGATACGACCAACCAAGGCTACCAGCTCTGGCAAAGTATTAAGGCGGTCGGCAGCGGTGGAATTACCGGGACGGGCTTTAACCACACGCATGTCTATGTCCCGGTGCGTGAATCTGATATGATTTTTTCGGTCATCGGTGAAAACTTTGGCTTTATTGGCGGCGTCCTGCTGATTTTGCTTTATCTGCTGCTGATCTATCTGATGATTCGGGTAACGTTTGATACTAAAAATGAGTTCTATGCCTATATTTCGACCGGGGTCATTATGATGATCCTTTTCCACGTCTTTGAAAATATTGGGATGAACATCGGCCTTTTGCCATTGACGGGGATTCCTTTGCCATTTATCAGTGCTGGTGGCTCTTCTTTGATCGGAAATCTGATTGGGATTGGGATGGTCATGTCGATGAGGTATCATCATCATTCCTACATGTTCAGCAACAATCAAGAATTTCATTAG
- the yidD gene encoding membrane protein insertion efficiency factor YidD, with the protein MFRKIVIMLIKGYQRGISSRRPYRVCRYEPTCSQYMLEAVQRFGLKGVLMGSARILRCHPWAHGGFDPVPDHFTIRRTHHRQG; encoded by the coding sequence ATGTTTAGGAAAATAGTGATCATGCTGATTAAAGGTTATCAGCGCGGCATTTCTTCACGTCGTCCCTATCGTGTGTGTCGCTATGAGCCAACCTGCTCGCAGTATATGCTGGAGGCCGTTCAGCGGTTTGGACTTAAAGGAGTTTTAATGGGCAGTGCCAGGATTTTACGCTGCCATCCTTGGGCCCACGGTGGTTTCGACCCAGTGCCGGATCACTTTACAATCCGACGAACACATCATAGACAAGGGTGA
- a CDS encoding methionine ABC transporter ATP-binding protein — protein sequence MGTNIIDLEHIDVTFQTGKNETVQAVKDVTLQVEKGDIYGVVGYSGAGKSTLVRTINLLQKPTAGKITVEGEVLFADHKQQISNAKLQEKRRNIGMIFQHFNLLNETTVLDNVMFALKHSKLSDDEVEQKSLKLLDLVGLKDKADAYPVQLSGGEQQRVAIARALANDPEILISDEATSALDPRNTNQILDLLKDLNEKIGLTIILITHEMDAVKRVANKIAVMQHGVIIEKGELRQVFLRPQQELTRQFVGGSLAAMDTLRSMNLGTLNDDEELYQLVYSGDSVAEPLIIGLYRATGVEASMIYGNVEVLGNVPIGMLFVIVKGTPDQREAAVKFFKDQDVEVTKIDDRGIWHD from the coding sequence ATGGGGACAAACATTATTGATTTGGAACACATCGACGTTACGTTCCAGACTGGCAAAAACGAAACTGTTCAAGCCGTTAAGGATGTCACCCTGCAAGTCGAAAAAGGCGACATCTATGGGGTAGTTGGCTACTCGGGTGCCGGCAAGTCAACGCTGGTTCGCACGATCAACCTGCTGCAAAAGCCAACTGCAGGCAAGATCACGGTTGAAGGCGAAGTGCTGTTTGCCGATCACAAGCAGCAGATCAGCAACGCAAAACTGCAGGAAAAGCGACGCAACATCGGAATGATCTTTCAGCATTTCAATCTGCTGAACGAAACGACGGTGCTCGACAATGTCATGTTTGCCCTCAAGCACAGTAAGCTCAGTGATGACGAGGTCGAACAAAAGTCATTGAAACTCTTGGATCTGGTCGGCTTAAAGGATAAGGCCGATGCCTATCCAGTTCAGCTTTCCGGTGGCGAGCAGCAGCGGGTTGCCATTGCCCGGGCACTGGCCAATGATCCAGAAATTTTGATTTCTGACGAGGCAACCTCGGCGCTGGACCCTCGTAATACCAACCAGATTTTGGACCTGCTCAAGGATTTAAATGAAAAGATTGGTCTTACGATCATCTTGATTACTCACGAAATGGATGCCGTTAAGCGTGTTGCCAACAAGATTGCGGTAATGCAGCATGGGGTGATCATTGAAAAAGGCGAGCTGCGGCAAGTCTTCTTGCGGCCGCAGCAGGAACTGACGCGTCAGTTTGTCGGTGGTTCACTGGCGGCCATGGATACGCTGCGTTCAATGAACCTGGGGACGCTTAATGATGATGAAGAGCTGTATCAGCTGGTCTACAGCGGCGATTCAGTTGCTGAGCCACTGATTATCGGACTTTACCGGGCAACCGGCGTCGAAGCCAGCATGATCTATGGCAACGTTGAGGTATTAGGCAACGTGCCGATCGGGATGCTGTTTGTGATCGTAAAGGGAACGCCTGATCAAAGAGAGGCGGCCGTAAAGTTCTTTAAGGATCAAGACGTTGAAGTAACCAAGATTGATGATCGGGGGATTTGGCATGACTGA
- a CDS encoding DUF2969 domain-containing protein, protein MSKKEKTVAVSVKDIERNGQPVEQIFVGKRLIGEVVADKERFKAILLKGEQAFYVRSQEEGLETILQQYHLHQG, encoded by the coding sequence GTGTCAAAAAAAGAAAAAACGGTTGCCGTTAGCGTCAAAGATATTGAACGCAATGGCCAGCCGGTAGAACAGATTTTTGTTGGAAAGCGACTGATCGGTGAGGTCGTGGCTGACAAGGAACGCTTCAAGGCAATTCTTCTCAAAGGTGAACAGGCATTTTACGTTCGCTCGCAAGAAGAAGGGCTGGAAACGATTCTTCAGCAGTATCATCTTCACCAAGGTTGA
- a CDS encoding biotin/lipoyl-containing protein: MEQPWWIDHQARDLVAVGLNKSVLQELGQPNFIDVALVGTQLKTNDSLATIEGQKMIVDLKSPLDGVIVAVNPALEGWVAADSDDGQWMIKVQPFS; this comes from the coding sequence ATGGAACAGCCATGGTGGATTGATCATCAAGCCCGTGATCTGGTCGCAGTTGGCTTAAACAAATCAGTACTGCAGGAATTAGGCCAACCGAATTTTATTGATGTAGCATTGGTGGGAACCCAGCTTAAAACCAATGACAGTCTGGCTACGATCGAAGGACAGAAAATGATCGTCGATTTAAAAAGTCCGCTTGACGGTGTGATCGTTGCCGTTAATCCAGCGTTGGAGGGCTGGGTGGCTGCTGACAGTGACGATGGTCAGTGGATGATTAAGGTTCAGCCATTTAGCTGA
- a CDS encoding DUF2785 domain-containing protein: MTESIASLREQLIELHQRVDNAEIFQSLYQRVGELVEKVPSQKRTSYEPPADDQRYLKNEMSVIKQQMLEKEPLDQVQKKSLFYHLASVDRVARECSRQAINDLLGHEMVSADEIAHWTDYVLQDDILYAHVLEPKNQAVFMRASAVNMLHSFLMADRFGYFFLTEEKLQEVINKVALLVLLEKDTRGFIGRRGWAHMFFELTNIFMEMTERTDLLRGDHIFMMTVLVERYRRLRTPLEMGEQNEIAEYLVCLLKRHRLYQDYFLMELKDWRAWLKQQSDVDNEGDWHLFFNYQRLMTALLVDKDLPPKVMAEIIEQEI; encoded by the coding sequence ATGACTGAATCAATTGCCAGTCTAAGAGAACAACTGATTGAGCTGCATCAGCGCGTTGATAATGCCGAGATCTTTCAATCACTGTATCAGCGAGTTGGCGAGCTGGTCGAAAAGGTTCCCAGCCAAAAGCGAACCAGCTATGAACCGCCTGCTGACGACCAACGCTATCTAAAAAACGAAATGTCTGTAATTAAGCAGCAGATGCTTGAAAAAGAGCCGCTTGACCAGGTACAGAAAAAAAGTTTGTTTTATCATCTGGCTTCGGTTGATCGAGTGGCCAGAGAATGCTCAAGGCAGGCAATCAATGATTTATTGGGACATGAGATGGTCAGTGCTGATGAGATTGCACATTGGACAGACTATGTATTGCAAGACGATATCTTATACGCACATGTCTTGGAGCCTAAAAATCAGGCAGTTTTTATGCGCGCTTCAGCCGTCAACATGCTGCATTCTTTTTTAATGGCTGATCGGTTCGGCTACTTTTTTCTGACTGAAGAAAAGCTGCAGGAGGTAATTAATAAGGTTGCACTCTTAGTCCTGCTGGAAAAAGATACCAGAGGCTTTATCGGCAGACGCGGCTGGGCACATATGTTTTTTGAACTGACCAATATTTTTATGGAAATGACGGAACGGACGGATCTTTTAAGAGGCGATCATATTTTTATGATGACCGTTTTAGTGGAACGCTATCGTCGTTTGCGCACGCCGCTGGAAATGGGCGAGCAGAATGAGATTGCGGAGTATTTAGTCTGTCTGCTCAAGCGTCATCGTCTGTACCAGGATTATTTTTTGATGGAATTAAAAGATTGGCGCGCTTGGTTGAAGCAACAGTCAGACGTTGATAATGAGGGGGATTGGCATCTGTTTTTCAACTATCAGCGCTTGATGACGGCCCTGCTGGTTGACAAAGATCTGCCGCCTAAGGTTATGGCTGAGATCATTGAACAAGAGATTTAG